CTACTACTACCACTGCGACAAGCTCGGGATGCTGGTGTGGCAGGACATGCCCAGCGGGGGCGTCCCGTCGCGCGGGCAACTCATTCCGCCGGACGCCAAAGAAGACGCCAAGTTCACCGACCCGGAGAAGAAGCAGTTCCGCGTGGAACTCAAGGCGATGATGGACCACCTGAAGTTCTTCCCGTGCATCGTGGTGTGGGTGCCGTTCAACGAGGGCTGGGGGCAGCACGACACTAACGACGTCCTGAAGTGGGTGAAAGACTACGACCGCACGCGCCTCGTGAACGGCCCGAGCGGGTGGGTGGACCGCGGGTTCGGCGACATGAAGGACGCGCACATCTATCCCGGCCCGGGGATGTTCCCCACGATGCCGGACCGCGTGAGCGTGCTCGGCGAGTTCGGCGGGCTGGGTCTGCCGCTCAAGGGCCACCTGTGGAAAGACACCGACAACTGGGGTTACCGGACGTTCAAGACCACCGAAGAACTGCGTGAGAACTACCGGTTGCTCGTGCGGCGATTGCACCCGCTCGTCGGCAAAGGATTGAGCGCGGCCGTGTACACCCAGACGACGGACGTGGAAGTCGAAGTGAACGGGCTGATGACCTACGACCGCGAGATCATCAAGTTCGATCTGGCTGAAACCGCGAAGTGGCACAAGACGCTGTTCGGCCCGGCGCCCGAGTACCGCGAACTCGTGCCGACGTCCGAAACGACCGCCCAGAAGTGGCGCTTCACGACCACCAAGCCCGCGGACGGTTGGGAGAAATCCGATTTCGATGCCTCAAAATGGACCGAGGCCGATGGAGGGTTCGGAACGCAGGGCACCCCGGGCGCGGTGGTGCGAACCGAGTGGAAGATCGCTGATATCTGGGTCCGACGCGGATTCGAGTTAAAGGACGCGCCGACGGGCGAAGTGATCTTGCGCATGCACCACGATGAGGATGCCGAGGTGTACATCAACGGCGTCCTCGCGCTCAAAGTGACCGACTGGACGTCGGGTTACACGGAGTTCTTCCTGACCGCAGAAGGGCGCAAGGCGCTCAAGAAGGGCGCGAATGTGATCGCCATTCACTGCAAGCAGACCCGCGGCGGTCAGTACATCGACGCGGGCCTACTGGAGCTGAAGTAGGCGAGTGACAGGCGAACCACGCCCGCCAGGGCGGTGGGTCTTGCACATAGCAAATGCACCCACCGCCCTGGCGGGCGGGGTTCGCCTGTTAGCGATTCAACCGGTACGGCGTCGGGTCGATGTGCGGCTTGCCGCCGCCCACCAGTTCGCTGACGAGTTTTCCGGTTGCGGTGGCCATCGAAAGCCCGAGCATGTTGTGTCCGGCCGCGATCATCACGTTGTTCGCAACAGGCGCGCGATCGATGACGGGCAGCCCGTCGGACGTCATGGGGCGCCAGCCCCACCACTCCTCTTGCACCGGCTCCGCGAGCGGGTCGCGCAGGTACAGCTTCGCGGCGTCCGTGAGCAGCGCCAGCCGCGACCGGTTCAGCGAATCGTCGTACCCCGAGAACTCCATCGTCGAACCGAGCCGGTACCCGCTCGCGAACGGCGTGACCGCGACGCGGTGCTCCTCGAATATGAGCGGGTACGTCGGGCACAGTGCCGGGCGCGGCATCGTCAGCGAGTACCCCTTACCGGGCTGGATCGGCACCCGGCACCCGAGCGCCGCGTTGAGTTGAGGGGTCCACGCGCCCGTCGCGATCACGAACTGATCGCCGGGAACGTCTCCGGCCGAGGTCTTGAGTGCAGTGGCGACGCCGTTTGCCGTCACGAGGCCGGTCATCGCGCAGTTCTCGCGGATCTCCACTCCTAGCGCCAGCAGCACGCGCTTAAGTTCGCTCATCAGGCGGTCGGGCCGGAGGTGTGCATCGGACTCGTACAGGTAGCCACCAGCCATCCCGGGCTTGAGGGCCGGTTCTAGCGCGGCGAGTTCGGCCGAATCGAACCGGCGCGCGGGCATCGAGAACTCGCGGCGTAACAGTTCGTCGGTGTGTGCGTAGTGCTCGAAGTGTTTCGGCGTCTGGAAGACGAACAGCAGCCCCTTCGATTCCCACTCGCACTCGATGCGTTCGGCCGCGATGAGTTCGTCGAACAGCGCCCGCGACGAATTGAGCAGCGCCTGAATTGCGCGCCCCGCGGCCATCATGTCGCGCGTGTTGCACTTCCGGGCGAAGCCCAGGAACCAGCCCAGGTTCGCGAGCGCCACGCCCGGGCGGACCTTGAGGGGCGAGTTCCGCTGGAAGAGGGTCTTGAGGGTGGACGTGATCGCCCCGGGCGCGGCGAACGGCAGAACGTGACTGGGGCACACGTACCCACAGTTCGCGTGAGAACAGCCGGACCCGAATTCTTTGCGATCAACGATGGCGACCGTGTGCCCGGTCTTCGCAAGGTGGTAGGCGCAACACGCACCCACCACTCCCCCGCCCACAATCACGACGCGCTTCGTCATGCGATCTCCCTAAAAGGCGAACGGCCGGCGCGGGCCGACCGATCGAGCGCGAGGGGCTCTGGCGCCCACCTCTCACTAACCGGCTCGTGCCGGCCGTTCGCCCGGATGCACTATTTCGGCTTCGGCTGCGTGGTGTACGGCGCATCGTCCGTGCGGAACGGTGAAGCCGGCAGCCCCTCTTTGTTAAAGAGATTCAGGGTCGGTTTGGCGAAGTTCACCCACCCGTAGCGCACCGCGGTCGGCTCCGCAACCTGCTCGCTGCTGAGGAGAACGGTGTCGTCCTTGATGGTCGCCTTCGCCGGGTGGAACTTCCCGTCCTTGCCCGCGAGCGTGAAGCCCACGAGGTCGCCGTCCTTCGCGACCAGCCCGCCGCCCACGTGTGTGAACGTCAGCGTCGCGGTGCCGCTCGCGAATTTTGCGTCCTTGAGCATCGGGCCGTAGTATTCGATCTTCTTGCCGTACTCGATCCCCAGCGCCGCGAGCGCGAGCCGCTCGCCGACCGGTCCCTTCGGCTTCGGGTGGATGTCGGTTTCGTTGCCAATGTCGGTGATGACCGCGATCCCGGTCTTCGGCAAAGTCTTGGCCGCGTACAGTTGGGCGTCACGCAGTTCGGCGTAGGTGACCGCGTTCGCGTTGCCGTTCCCGAACGGCGCGAGTTGAACGAGCATGAACGGCAGGTCGCAGTTGTACCGCGCGCGCCAGTCCTTAATCATCGTCGGGAACAGCGTGCGGTACTCGTAGGCCCGGCCGGTGTTCGATTCGCCCTGGTACCAGATCGCGCCCTTCGTCTTGAAGTTCAAAATCGGGTAAATCATCGCGTTGTACAGCACGCCCGGGGTGTGCGGCCCCAGATTGGGCGGCGTCGCACCCGGCTTGCCCGGTTCCCTCGGGACCGGCTTGCCCTCGGCCTTCGCCTTGTCCGCAGCTTCCTTCCACTTCGCCAGGGTCTTTTCGTAAGCCTCCAGTGCCTTCTTCTGGTCGTACTCGTCGTAGGCCTTGACTGTGGCCCGGGCGCGGTCGGCGTAGTATTTCAGACTCGGCTCGGCGTCGAGCGCTTCCAGGCTCGTCCACGCCTCGGCCGGGGTGCCGCCCCACGACGAGTGGATCAACCCGACGGGAATTCCGAGTTCCTTCTGGAGCTTCTGGCCGAAGTGGTACGCGACCGCGGAGAACCCGCCGATCGTGTCCGCCGAACTCACGTCCCACTTGGTGAAGTGCCCGAGGTCGTCTTGGTTGGTGATCGGGCGCGGCGCGGTCCACTGCTTGACGGTGAACAGCCGCAGGTCCGGGTTCTTCGCGCCCTCTTTCACTTTGGCCGGGTCTTCGCTGATGTTCACGGGCCATTCCATGTTGGACTGGCCGGAGCAGACCCACACCTCGCCCACCGCGACGTTCTTGAACGCGATGGTGTTCTTGCCCTTCACGGTGAGTGCGTAGCCGGTGCCGGCCTTCTGCGCCGGGATCTTCGCGACCCATTTGCCGTCCTTGTCCGCGGTCACGCCCGAGACCGCGCCGCTCGCCTCGTTCTCGGTCTTTCGTTCCAGCCTCACGGTGACCGACTCGCCCGGATCGGCCTTGCCCCAAACGACGACTTCAGTGCCCTGCTGGAGCACCACGTTGTCAGAGAAGATCGGGTGCGGTTTGACATCGGCGCGGGCGGTACCCAGCGCCAGCACGCTCACCGATACGGTGAGCAGTACGGCCTTGAACGGACGCATGGAGAGGGCTCCAAGTGTATAAGTGGGAACGCGAATGGTAGGCGGAGGACAAATTAAACTGTCGCCCGGCGAAAGGCAACGATGCACTGGCCAGTTTGCGCAGCGCGCGAATCTTATCACCCGAACAAATCGAGCACCGGCTTCCCCGCGCTCACGGGCCGGGTGAACCCGTCGGACCCGAGCTTCGTTTCCGGAGCCACATCGAGCGCGTGGAACAGCGTCGCGCCGAAGTCCTCGGGGCTCACCGGACTGTCTTTCACATACGCCGCGATCTTGTCGGACGCGCCATGCACCGCTCCCCCACGAATTCCGGCACCCGCAAGCAGCGCCGAGTAGCACGCCGGCCAGTGATCGCGCCCCTCGCCACTCACACGCGGCGTGCGGCCGAATTCGCCTACCAGCACCACGAGCGTCGTTTCTAATAATCCGCGATCTTCCAGGTCGCTCAGCAGTGCGGACACGGCTTCGTCCACACGCGGGAGCGCCCAACTCAGCCCAAACGCGGTGGAGCCGAAGATACTACCGAGGCCCGGCCCCGTGCCGTGCATGTCCCACGTTTGCACGTTGCGAAACGCCTCGCCCGGTGGGAGTCCGGTCCACGCGGTCACACTGACGAGCCGCGTCCCCGCTTCGACGAGTCTGCGGGCCATGAGCAAATTCTGCCCGAGCGGGTGGCGCCCGTAGCGGTCGCGCGTGCGTGCAGATTCGCGGTCGAGATCGAACGCGACCCGCGCTTCGGGACCGGTGAGCAAATCAACCGCCTTCTCGCGGTACTTCTCCATGTTCGCGGCGTCAGAACCACCCGCGGGCTGCGTGGATTCGACACGCGCGAGGAGTTTCTGTCGGTCGAGCAACCGGGGCGTCGGGACATCCGTGGGTGGGTCGAACGACTTCACCTTGAAGCCCGGCGCGGACGGATTGTCGAGATCGGTCCCGATGCGCAGCGGCGCGTAAACTGCTCCGAGGAAGCCGCCCGTGAGGTAACGCGGTTGCACATCTCCGGCGAGGTTCTGCAGCCACACGTAGGGTGGGACGTTCCCGGTCGGCGGGCACAGCTTCGCAACGACCGAACCGTAATACGGGGTGCTCTCGGCCGGGCGCGAGTGGCCCGTCATGCAGACGTGCATTCCGCCGTCGTGATTGGGGTCGCCGTGGGTCATCGACCGCACGAGGCAGTACCGGTCGGCGAGACGCGCCAGGCGCGGGAGGTGCTCACAGACCCGAACACCCGGAACGGCGGTCGCAATCGGCTTGAACGGCCCGCGAATCTCCGCAGGCGCATCCGGCTTCATGTCCAAACTGTCGATTTGGCTGCACCCGCCGTACTGGACAATGAAGATGCACGACTTCGGTTTCCCCCGCCGCAGACCGCTACCACCTCCCGGTGACGCGCGCAAAAGTTCCGGTAACCCCAATCCAAGAACGCTGATTCCGCCGAGTTGGAGGAGTTGGCGGCGATTGGGGCGCGCGTGGGGGCTGAATTTCATGGCGGGTACCCACGAATTCGGCGGGTTGCGAGGCAGGACTTCCGAGCATACCACACCTACCCGCCGATCCGAGCGCGGATTCCGTTACGCGCTTGTCACTAACTTCGCTGCCGCCAATGCTCCTGCTGCGCCCCCAACGAGCGGCCCGACGATCGGTACCCAGGCATAGCCCCAATCGCCCCCACCCTTCCCCGCGATGGGTAAGATCGCGTGCGCGAGGCGCGGACCGAGGTCGCGGGCCGGGTTGATCGCGTACCCGGTCGTGGCGCCGAGGCTGAGGCCGATTCCCCACACGAGCGCGCCACCGAGCGGGGCCGCCAGCGCGCCGTTGATGCCTTTCTCCACGACGGCCGTGCCGACGAAGACCAATACGAACGTCGCGAGTGCTTCGCCGAAGACGTTTGCAGGAAAGTGACGAATCGCGGGTGCGGTGCAGTAACACGCGCGCTTCAATTCGGGATCGGGCGTTTCGGCCCAGTGCGCGAAGTAGTGCAGCCAGACGAGTGTCGCCCCCACGAACGCGCCCGCGACCTCCGCGGCGGCGAACATCAGTGCCTTGTCGACCGTGAGTTTCTCGGTAAGAACCGCCGCCAGCGGCCCGACCGGGTTGATGTAGCCCGGCGCGCCGATCGCCTTCGCGGTGTACACACCGGCCATCACCGCGAAAGCCCACCCCGCAGTAATCGCCATCCACCCGGCGTTCTGGGCCTTCGACTTGTTCAAGAGCGTGCCCGCAACGACCCCGTTGCCGAGCAGAATCAGGACTGCCGTACCAACAAACTCACCAAGCAGGTCGTACACAGGGTACCCTTCGTGGGAGAGATTTACGAGTCTCGAAGCGTACCCGCGCACGCGCCCGTGTGCCACACGCAGAGGTTAAGAATTTCGTCTTTCGGCCGCGGATCGCATCGCGTTCCAGGCCGCATCCACGTCCGCGCGCTCGGTTGTGATCGAACCCACCGACACGCGGACCATCCAGCGCCCCGCGAGGACCGCGGGCGTGAGGTACGCCGCCCCGGAAGCGTTCACGCGCTCCGCCCAATCGCGCGTGTGTGCATCGAGCGCTTCGCCGGTCAGTTCCGGTGGTTCGTGAACCACACACACCGTTTGGAGCGGCACCGGCGCCATCACCTTCCAGTTCGGGGTGCGCGACACTTCCCCCGCGAGCCACGCGGCGTTCGCGATGTCGCGCCGGAGCCGCGCCTGCAAACCCGATACGCCTTCGGCGCGAATGAGGCACCACAGTTTCAACGCGCGGAACCGGCGCCCGAGCGCGATTCCCCAATCGCGGTAGTTCGGCGCCTTGCCATCCGCCTGCGTGCGCAGGTAACTCGGGCTCGTGGACATCACGCGAATGAGGTGCTCGGTGTCGCGCACGTAGAAGAGCGAGCAGTCGAACACCGCGCCGAGCCACTTGTGCGGGTTCAACACGAGCGAATCCGCGCCCTCGATCCCGGCCCACATCGACCGACACTCGGGAAGAATCATCGCGGACCCCGCCATTGCCGCGTCAACGTGGACCCAGAGTTTGTACCGCGCTGCGACTTCCGCGATCGCGCCCACCGGGTCGAGCGCGGTCGAAGCCGTGGTGCCTGTCGTGGCGACCACCGCACACGGCACCTTCCCCGCATCGAGGTCCGCTCGAATTGCCGCTTCCAGCGCATCGGCGCGCATCGCGAAGGCGTCATCGACGGGAACCGCGCAGACGTTGTCGCGCCCGAAGCCCGCGAGCAATGCGGCCTTCTCCACGGAACTGTGACTCTGCGAGGAAACGTATACCACGAGCGGTTTGGGTTCCGCCTGCAACCCCCCGCGAACGAGGGAGAAATTACTGGCGCGCTCGCGCGCGCAGAGCAGCGCGAGTAGGGTCGCGGTGGACGCGGCGTCCTGAATCACCCCCGACCACGCGCCCGAAAGTCCGACCATCTGGCGCATCCAGTCGCACGCGAGTTCTTCCAATTCTGTGAGCGCGGGACTGGATTGCCAGTTCAACCCGAGCTGCCCCAATCCCGTACTGAGGAAGTCGCCGAGCACGCTCGCGAGTTCCGCATTCGAGGGGAAGTACCCGAAGAACCGCGGGTGCTGCCAGTGGGTCAGTCCGGGAAGGAGGATCGTGTTGAGATCCGCGAGCACCGCATCGAACGGCTCGGCGGCGGCCGGCGGGTGGGTCGGGAGTTGTGCCCGGATCGCGCCCGGCTCCGTCGTTGCCCGCACGGGCCGCGTCGCGATTGTCGCGCGATAGTCGGCAATGAAATCAATGAGTTTGTGGCCGTAGTCACGGAACTCGTCGGGGGTCATCGAAACCTCGGTGAACAGCGAATGGCATTCCCTAATCTGTGTAGTGCGACGTCAAAGAGCTGCCACACCCGTGATTCGGGCACGAGCCCGTCACGACGACAAAGTTGGGTCGCGTCCGGGCACATCGTGTGAGATAATCCGGCACCTCGCGGAGACCTTTCCCATGCGCACCGCATTCACTTTTGGCCTGTTGGTGACGACGTTCTTCAGCACTGCGTCCGCGGCCGAGCCGCTGCCCTACAAGATCGGCGCAGCAAAGGTCGATATCACCCCGGGCCACGCGGTCCGCCTCAACGGGTTTGGCTCCCGCCGCACCGAATCGGAGGGCACGTACCACAAGATCCACGCGCGAGCACTCGCCATTGACGACGGCAAGGCGCCCGTCGTGCTCATGACCGTGGACGTTCTCGGTATCCCGGCCGACGTCTTCGATGAGGTTGCGAAGCGCCTGGCGAAGAGAGCAGGACTCAAACCGGAACGGCTCACGATTACCGCGACGCACACGCACACTGGCCCAATGATTACGGGCGCCAACCCTACTCTCTTCGGCGTCCCCATTCCGAAGGAGCACCAGACGAACATCGACAAATACACGCCGGTGTTCCTCGACAAGCTGGAAGAGGCGGCCCTCACCGCACTCAAGGACATGACGCCCGCGAAGCTGGAGTGGGGCGTCGGGAAGGTCGGCTTCGCGATGAACCGGCGCACGAAGAACGGCCCGACCGATCACGACCTCCCGGTTCTGTTCGCGCGCGACGAGATGGGCAAGATTTGTGCGGTTTACGTCAACTACGCCTGTCACTGCGTCACGCTGTCGCACAACAAGATCGGCGGCGACTGGGCCGGGTTCGCGGCCGCGGCGATCGAGGACAACTTCGAGGGGGCCGTGGCACTCGTCGCCATCGGTGGTGGTGCGGACCAGAACCCGGCGTCGGGTGTTGCGGGAGCGAAAGAAGATGTCGCGAACGCACAGGGGCGCGACATCGCGACCGAGGTCCGGCGCCTGTCACAAAACTATCTGGCCCCCGTAACGGGCGCGATCACCGCGAAGGTCACTGCACTTGAACTGCCGCTCGCCGCGCTCCCGACGCGCAAGGAGTGGGAAGAGAAGGCCAAGCGGATGGACGCGATCGGGCACCACGCCCGCGTCACGCTCGCGAAACTCGATCGGGGCGAAAAGCTCCCCACGAAGATCGCGTACCCGGTCCAAACATGGGCGTTCGGCGAAGCGCTCGCGATGGTTCACTTGCCCGGCGAGTTGGTGGTCGATTACCCCCTGCGGTTGAAGAAGGAACTTGATGGCGAGCGCGTGTGGGTGACCGGTTACGCGAACAACGCCCCATGCTACATCCCCAGCGAGCGCGTGCTGAAGGAGGGCGGCTACGAGGGCGGCGGGGCGATGATCTACTACGACCTGCCGGCCGCGTTCGCGCCGGGGTTGGAGGACAAAATCATCAGCGCCGTGAAGGAACAAATCGGGAAAACGTTCGCGGCGAAATTCGATCCGAAGAAGACCGGCGACACGAAGCCACTCTCGCCCCAACAGTCGCGCTCCCTCATCAAGACGAAGCCCGGGCTGAAGGTCGAACTCGTGGCCGCGGAGCCGCTCGTCGCGGACCCGGTGACGATCGCGTTCGGGCCGGACGGCAAACTGTGGGCCGCGGAGATGGCCGACTACCCGAGTGGTAAGGGACCGCTCGAACCGGGCGGGCGCGTCGTGTTCCTCGAAGACACGAACGGCGACGGGATCTTCGACAAGAGCACAGTGTTCCTCGACAACCTCCCGCTCCCCACGGGCGTGCTCCCCTGGCGCAAGGGCGTACTCGTCTGTGCCGCGCCCGACATCCTGTTCGCGGAAGACACCGATGGCGACGGCAAAGCCGACAAAGTCACGAAGCTCTACTGCGGGTTCGGCACCGAGAACCAACAGGGGCGCGTGAACAGCCTGCAGTACGGGCTCGACGGCTGGGTGTACGGCTCATGTGGGCTCTTCGGCGGAAACATCACCTGCGGACTGACGAAAAAAGTGGTCGCGCTCGGTGACCGCGACTTCCGCATCCGCCCGGACACGGGGGAACTCGAACCCGCGACCGGGCGCACGCAACAGGGGCGCGTCCGGGACGACCGCGGGAACTGGTTCGGCTGCGACAACAGCACACTGATCCGGCACTACGTTCTCGACGACCATTACCTGCGCCGGAACCCGTTCGTCAGCTACCCGAACGCGATGGTGAACGTCGCCCCCACGAACAAACTATTCTCGCTGAAAACGGACGCCCAGCGGTTCGCACTGTCCGGCCCGCCGAACACGATCACCGCGGCGTGCGGCCTCGGCATTTACCGAGACACCCTCTTGGGTCAGGAATATTACGGCAACTCGTTCACGTGCGAACCGGTCAACCTCGTCGTCACGCGCCGTGTCCTCAAACCGAGCGGTGCCACGTTCGTTGGTGAGCGCGCCAAGGACGAAACCGATAGCGAGTTCCTCGCCTCAACGGACGGCTGGTTCCGACCGGTCCACATCACGACCGGTCCGGACGGCTGCCTGTACGTAGCGGACATGTACCGCTACCTGATCGA
The Gemmata palustris DNA segment above includes these coding regions:
- a CDS encoding glycoside hydrolase family 2 protein, with translation MHARLLSCFVLCAVTAGALGADWKPAPTPLMTKWGKEVKPDSAWQEYPRPQMVRKNWLNLNGLWDYAITKKDAPKPEKWDGQILVPFCAESALSGVGKSVSKDQNLWYHRTVEVPAGWKDQRVLLHFGAVDWESTVFVNGKELVTHKGGNDPFSVDITDALKDGKGELVVRVWDPTDSGAQPRGKQQAKPEGIWYTPVTGIWQTVWLEPVPETSITGLRTETRLQDKVVIVSLQSHNDKPNDRVRVTALRNGQRIASGDALPNGEITLPILKPELWTPDTPNLYDLKLELVRNGQTIDEATSYFAIRTITTGKDDKGVMRLLLNGKPLFQVGPLDQGWWPDGLLTPPSDAAMKYDIEVLKKIGFNMLRKHIKVEPSRYYYHCDKLGMLVWQDMPSGGVPSRGQLIPPDAKEDAKFTDPEKKQFRVELKAMMDHLKFFPCIVVWVPFNEGWGQHDTNDVLKWVKDYDRTRLVNGPSGWVDRGFGDMKDAHIYPGPGMFPTMPDRVSVLGEFGGLGLPLKGHLWKDTDNWGYRTFKTTEELRENYRLLVRRLHPLVGKGLSAAVYTQTTDVEVEVNGLMTYDREIIKFDLAETAKWHKTLFGPAPEYRELVPTSETTAQKWRFTTTKPADGWEKSDFDASKWTEADGGFGTQGTPGAVVRTEWKIADIWVRRGFELKDAPTGEVILRMHHDEDAEVYINGVLALKVTDWTSGYTEFFLTAEGRKALKKGANVIAIHCKQTRGGQYIDAGLLELK
- a CDS encoding MIP/aquaporin family protein, whose protein sequence is MYDLLGEFVGTAVLILLGNGVVAGTLLNKSKAQNAGWMAITAGWAFAVMAGVYTAKAIGAPGYINPVGPLAAVLTEKLTVDKALMFAAAEVAGAFVGATLVWLHYFAHWAETPDPELKRACYCTAPAIRHFPANVFGEALATFVLVFVGTAVVEKGINGALAAPLGGALVWGIGLSLGATTGYAINPARDLGPRLAHAILPIAGKGGGDWGYAWVPIVGPLVGGAAGALAAAKLVTSA
- a CDS encoding pyridoxal phosphate-dependent decarboxylase family protein; translated protein: MTPDEFRDYGHKLIDFIADYRATIATRPVRATTEPGAIRAQLPTHPPAAAEPFDAVLADLNTILLPGLTHWQHPRFFGYFPSNAELASVLGDFLSTGLGQLGLNWQSSPALTELEELACDWMRQMVGLSGAWSGVIQDAASTATLLALLCARERASNFSLVRGGLQAEPKPLVVYVSSQSHSSVEKAALLAGFGRDNVCAVPVDDAFAMRADALEAAIRADLDAGKVPCAVVATTGTTASTALDPVGAIAEVAARYKLWVHVDAAMAGSAMILPECRSMWAGIEGADSLVLNPHKWLGAVFDCSLFYVRDTEHLIRVMSTSPSYLRTQADGKAPNYRDWGIALGRRFRALKLWCLIRAEGVSGLQARLRRDIANAAWLAGEVSRTPNWKVMAPVPLQTVCVVHEPPELTGEALDAHTRDWAERVNASGAAYLTPAVLAGRWMVRVSVGSITTERADVDAAWNAMRSAAERRNS
- a CDS encoding DUF1501 domain-containing protein encodes the protein MKFSPHARPNRRQLLQLGGISVLGLGLPELLRASPGGGSGLRRGKPKSCIFIVQYGGCSQIDSLDMKPDAPAEIRGPFKPIATAVPGVRVCEHLPRLARLADRYCLVRSMTHGDPNHDGGMHVCMTGHSRPAESTPYYGSVVAKLCPPTGNVPPYVWLQNLAGDVQPRYLTGGFLGAVYAPLRIGTDLDNPSAPGFKVKSFDPPTDVPTPRLLDRQKLLARVESTQPAGGSDAANMEKYREKAVDLLTGPEARVAFDLDRESARTRDRYGRHPLGQNLLMARRLVEAGTRLVSVTAWTGLPPGEAFRNVQTWDMHGTGPGLGSIFGSTAFGLSWALPRVDEAVSALLSDLEDRGLLETTLVVLVGEFGRTPRVSGEGRDHWPACYSALLAGAGIRGGAVHGASDKIAAYVKDSPVSPEDFGATLFHALDVAPETKLGSDGFTRPVSAGKPVLDLFG
- a CDS encoding NAD(P)/FAD-dependent oxidoreductase yields the protein MTKRVVIVGGGVVGACCAYHLAKTGHTVAIVDRKEFGSGCSHANCGYVCPSHVLPFAAPGAITSTLKTLFQRNSPLKVRPGVALANLGWFLGFARKCNTRDMMAAGRAIQALLNSSRALFDELIAAERIECEWESKGLLFVFQTPKHFEHYAHTDELLRREFSMPARRFDSAELAALEPALKPGMAGGYLYESDAHLRPDRLMSELKRVLLALGVEIRENCAMTGLVTANGVATALKTSAGDVPGDQFVIATGAWTPQLNAALGCRVPIQPGKGYSLTMPRPALCPTYPLIFEEHRVAVTPFASGYRLGSTMEFSGYDDSLNRSRLALLTDAAKLYLRDPLAEPVQEEWWGWRPMTSDGLPVIDRAPVANNVMIAAGHNMLGLSMATATGKLVSELVGGGKPHIDPTPYRLNR
- a CDS encoding sialate O-acetylesterase, translating into MRPFKAVLLTVSVSVLALGTARADVKPHPIFSDNVVLQQGTEVVVWGKADPGESVTVRLERKTENEASGAVSGVTADKDGKWVAKIPAQKAGTGYALTVKGKNTIAFKNVAVGEVWVCSGQSNMEWPVNISEDPAKVKEGAKNPDLRLFTVKQWTAPRPITNQDDLGHFTKWDVSSADTIGGFSAVAYHFGQKLQKELGIPVGLIHSSWGGTPAEAWTSLEALDAEPSLKYYADRARATVKAYDEYDQKKALEAYEKTLAKWKEAADKAKAEGKPVPREPGKPGATPPNLGPHTPGVLYNAMIYPILNFKTKGAIWYQGESNTGRAYEYRTLFPTMIKDWRARYNCDLPFMLVQLAPFGNGNANAVTYAELRDAQLYAAKTLPKTGIAVITDIGNETDIHPKPKGPVGERLALAALGIEYGKKIEYYGPMLKDAKFASGTATLTFTHVGGGLVAKDGDLVGFTLAGKDGKFHPAKATIKDDTVLLSSEQVAEPTAVRYGWVNFAKPTLNLFNKEGLPASPFRTDDAPYTTQPKPK